The window ACGAGGTGGAGGAGCTGGTCGCGCAGGTCAAGAAGGCGAAGATGCCGAAGGACGTCCACGAAAAGGCGATCAAGGAGCTGGACAAGCTCGGCAAGATGTCCTTCATGTCGCCCGAGGCCACCGTCGTCCGCAACTACATCGACTGGCTCGTCGCGCTCCCGTGGAGCGTCCTGACCGAGGACAACGGGGACATCGCCGCGGTCGAGAAGATCCTGAACGAGGACCACTACGGCCTGAAGAAGGTGAAGGAGCGAATCCTCGAGTACCTCGCCGTGATGAAGCTGGCGGGCTCCCTGAAGGGCCCCATCCTATGCTTCGTCGGCCCGCCGGGCGTGGGGAAGACCTCCCTCGGGAAGTCGATCGCGCGCGCGCTGGGGCGCAAGTTCTCGCGCATGTCGCTGGGCGGCGTCCGGGACGAGGCGGAGATCCGCGGACACCGGCGCACCTACATCGGGTCGATGCCGGGGCGCATCGTGCAGGCGCTGCGCAAGGCCGGCTCGCGCAATCCCGTCATGCTCCTCGACGAGATCGACAAGCTGGGCACCGATTTCCGGGGCGACCCGGCGTCGGCGCTGCTCGAGGTGCTGGATCCCGAGCAGAACCACACGTTCAACGACCACTACCTCGAGGTGGACCTCGACCTGTCGCAGGTCATGTTCATCACGACGGCGAACAGTCTGTATTCCATCCCTTCGGCGCTCCTCGACCGCATGGAGATCGTGCGGCTCCCTGGGTATCTCGAATTCGAGAAGGTCCGGATCGCGAAGGACTTCCTGATCCCGAAGGAGCTCAAGGCGCACGGGCTGGAGGAGAAGGATCTCAAGATCACCGACGAGGCGCTGCGCGACGTGATCGGGAGCTACACGCGCGAGGCCGGGGTGCGGAGTCTCGAGCGCGAGATCGCCGCCATCTGCCGGAAGGTCGCGAAGAAGAAGGCGATCGCCCAGTCCAAGAAGAAGGCCCGCATGTTCCGGGTCACGCCCGCGAACGTCGGGTCGTACCTGGGCGTGCCGAAGTTCCTCGACAGCCAGATCGAGAAGCGCTCGCGCATCGGCGTGGCGACCGGGCTCGCCTGGACCGAGGTCGGAGGCGACGTGCTCACCGTCGAGGTGAGCGTGCTCCCCGGCGGCGGCGCCCTCAGCATGACCGGAAAGCTCGGCGAGACGATGCGGGAGTCCGGACAGGCGGCGCTGTCGTACATCCGTTCCCGCGCCCAGTCCCTCGGCCTGGAGAAGAATTTCTATAAAGAGATCGACGTCCACGTGCATCT of the Candidatus Binatia bacterium genome contains:
- the lon gene encoding endopeptidase La, translating into MIRIERDGEVFEIRDKIPLLPLRDVVIYPYMTIPLLVGRSASVNAIEAAVQRDRVVFVLAQKRPEVADPASKDLYRVGTVVRVLQLFRLPDGTMRVLVEGICRGRGKKFFSEKDSMSASVGILKDDVKQDAQLEALMRNVLASFNDYVHLNRRVPDEVLATANNITNPVLLSYTVASHLLLKVNVKQAILEEDDVLERFRLLSKTLASELEILKLERKIEGQVRSQVTKNQKEFYLNEQLKAIRKELGYANEFSNEVEELVAQVKKAKMPKDVHEKAIKELDKLGKMSFMSPEATVVRNYIDWLVALPWSVLTEDNGDIAAVEKILNEDHYGLKKVKERILEYLAVMKLAGSLKGPILCFVGPPGVGKTSLGKSIARALGRKFSRMSLGGVRDEAEIRGHRRTYIGSMPGRIVQALRKAGSRNPVMLLDEIDKLGTDFRGDPASALLEVLDPEQNHTFNDHYLEVDLDLSQVMFITTANSLYSIPSALLDRMEIVRLPGYLEFEKVRIAKDFLIPKELKAHGLEEKDLKITDEALRDVIGSYTREAGVRSLEREIAAICRKVAKKKAIAQSKKKARMFRVTPANVGSYLGVPKFLDSQIEKRSRIGVATGLAWTEVGGDVLTVEVSVLPGGGALSMTGKLGETMRESGQAALSYIRSRAQSLGLEKNFYKEIDVHVHL